GGGAATATCCCTCTGTATCCTCATGACGCGGACCCACTTGGGGAAGAGCTTGTAGGCCTCAACCAGAAGCTCAACGGCCTCCTCCGTCGTGTAGGGCCTGTATTTGCCGGCTTTGTACCAGGCGTAGAGCGGTGCATCGGCCGTAACGAGGGTCGGGTATATCTTTAACATGTCCGGCCTGTAACGGGAATCCTCGAAGATGGCCTGAAACGTGTAGAGGTCGCGTTCGAAGCTGCTTCCCGGCAGTCCGGGCATTATGTGGTAGTTTATCTTCAAACCAGCATCGCGCAGGAGCCGTGTCGCCTTGATTATCTCCTCGACGCCGTGGCCCCTCTTAGTCCTCTCGTGGATGAAGTTGAATACCGTCTGAACACCGAGTTCGACCCTCGTCGTCCCCAGTTTGAGCATTCTGTCTATCTGCCTCTCGAAGGCCCAGTCAGGGCGGGTCTCGATGGTTAGACCGACCATTCTCACCTTGGCCTTCTCGTTCTTCCTCTGCTCGTTTTCGAGGTAGTAGTAGGGCTTGCTGTGGGTTTTCTCCCATGCTCTCTTGAACTCGGGATCCTCCTCAAAAACAGACTTATCACGCTTCACTATGAGCCTCACGAGCTTGTCTTCGAGGTCGTCTATGTCTTTGAAGTAAGGAAAGTCGTTCATAGCCTTGAAGGCCTCTTTGACGAACCACTCCTGGTAATCGAGGTCAACCGCTGGAAAAGTCCCTCCCTGGATTATGACCTCCACCTTGTCCACATCGTGGCCGATATCGGTAAGCTGCTTCAGGCGGCGCATCATGATTATGTACGGGTGGTAGGCGCTCTGGACTGCCCTGAGCGCGGAGGGCTCCTTTCCGGTGTAACTCTGCGGCGAGCCGACGGAGGGGCCGCCGGGGCAGTATATACAGCGCCCGTGCGGGCAGGGAAAGGGCTTCGTCATCATGGCGACAACCGCTACTCCGCTGATGGTTCGGGTGGGCTTTTTCTTGAGGAGCTCCCTGAAGCGGTCACGCTCTTCCGCCGGAATGGCCTTCAGAATGTCGGAATTGCCAGGAATCTTTGAAAGGTGGTACTTGCGTGAAACAATGATTTTATACCTGTTAAGCTCCTCCCTCTCCTTAATCTCGCCGGAGAGGACTGCCCCCGCTATCTCCTCGACTGCTCTCCTGAAGTTCTCACCAGCTTTTGTCTCGCCCATACCAACACCTCTTGAGCCCAGTTATGGAGCGGTTTTAAAAGGGTTTGGAGGCAAAATTGGGAAAAGTTTATATTCACCTAGTGAATAATTCAGTTGGTGAATATAATGCGCTTCATCGATCGCGAGAAGGAGCTTGGGGTTTTGCATAAAGCGAGGGAAAGGAGCAGAAAAAAGCTCTATACACTGGCCATTTACGGCCTGAGGAGAGTAGGGAAAACTCGACTTTTGAGGGAATTCCTGGCCGAAGACGATTTATACTTCTTTGTTAACCGGGAGAAGGGAAGCACCGGGCTGTTAAGGGAGTATGAGAGCATTCTCCAGGAGAAGGGCGTGATAACGAAGAGGGAGAGAATAGAGAGCTGGGATGATTTTTTTGAGGTTCTCTTTGAGGGGTTTGAGGGGGCGGTTGCCTTTGACGAGTTCCAGGACTTCAGGTTTGTAGAGCCCTCTGTCTACCCGACCCTTCAGAGGCTCATCGATGAGAACGAAGAGAGAAGAAACATGCTTTTAATCTTCACCGGTTCAACGATTGGGGTGGTTGAAAAGCTATTCAGGGACTCGAAGGAACCCCTGTACGGAAGAATAAAGCGTGAGCTTCGTCTTAAGCCTCTGAAACTCTGGGGAAGCTATCAAATGGCCAGAGAGCTCGATATTGCAAAGCTGGACGATTTCTTTAAGGTTCACTCGGTATTCGGTGGCTTTCCCCGCTACTGGGTGGCCATTGAGGACGAAGGTCTGGAAGGGAGGAACGCGGAGGAAATCCTGAGGGAGCTGTTTTTTGATGAATACGCTCCCCTCGCCGAGGAAGTGCCCAAGATACTCTCTCTTGAATTCGGGAAGAGGTCCGGAGTTTACTACGACATCCTGGAGGCGATAGCCAAAGGGGCCACCTCGATAAGCGGAATAGCGGGCTACCTCAACAGGGACGAAACTTCCCTGACCAGACAGCTCCGGGAGCTCGTGCATTATTTCAGGCTTGTTGACTACGACAGGGCGGTTCTGGGGAAGAGGAGTGTTCTCTACATAAGCCACCCACTGGTGGCCTTCTGGTTCAGGTTCGTTCAGCCAAATCTTAGCATGTACGAGTTTGACAGGGAAAGGCTGTGGAAGCGGGTAAAAAATGGAATGGGGGACTATGTAGGTAAAAGGTTTGACTTCGCGTGCAGGGAGCTGCTTCTTCTTGAGGAACTGCCCTTCAAACCGGTCAGCATCGGAAGGCACTGGGGTTATTACCGGGAGAAAGGTGTTAGGAAGGTGTACGAAATAGACGTAGTGGCCCTTGACGAGAGCGGAAAACGGGCAATATTCGGGGAATGCAAATGGAGAAACCGAGCTCAGAACGGGCAAAAACTCGTGGAAGAACTCAAAAGGAAGGTGGAGCTGACGGGCTGGAAGGGGGAGGCCCACTATCTCCTGATTGGCAAGAGTTTCAAGAACGTCCCTGAGGGGGTTAAGGTTATAGACGAGGAAAGGATTAGGAAACTCCTGGAGGGATCGGAATGAACCGCGACGAACTCGTCTCGTTCCTGAATGAATACCTCAACGTCTCAGCCTACCCCGACAAATCCAGCAACGGCCTCCAGGTGGAGGGGAAGGAGGAGGTTGAACGCGTTGCCTTCACGGTGGATACGACTCTCAGGACGATAGAGCGCGCAGCTGAGGCCGGTGCCGACATGATGATAGTCCACCACGGCATGATATGGGGTGGGATAAACTACGTAACCGGGATACACTACAAACGCTTGAAAGCGCTGCTCTCTTCAGGGATTAACCTCTACGCGGCTCATCTTCCGCTCGATGCCCACCCAGAGGTCGGAAACAACGTTGAACTACTTAGGCTCCTGGGACTGGAGCCGAAAGGGCCTTTCGGTGAATACAGAGGACTCTCCATCGGATTCTGGGGAGAGTTCGAGGAGCCGCAACCGATAGAGAAAATCGCGGGGATAATCGCGGAGAAGCTCGATACAGCTGTGAAGACCTACGAGTTCGGGAAGAGGGAAATTAAAACCGTCGGGGCAATCAGTGGGGAGGGTGCCTTCGCTCTGGAAGAAGCCCGGAGGAAGGGAATCGACCTGCTCATAACCGGAGAGTTCGGCCACGCGGACTACCTAACGGCCATCGACCTGCCACAGAGCGTTCTGGTTGCCGGCCACTACAAGACCGAGACCCTTGGTGTTAGAGCCCTGATGCCGCTCCTCAGGGAGAAGTTCGGGCTGGATGTATTTTTCATCGACGAACCGACCGGGCTCTGACTTCCTTCGTTTTCACATTTTGCTTTTCCCTTGAGTTAAAGGATTCCCAAATGGGTCTATCAGGCCGGCGCGGATGAGGGATGAGCTGATCTTCGGCCCTATCCTGCTCCGTACGAGCTTTATCGTGATCACATCAAGCGGAGGTAGCCCCTTCTCTTCCCTCGCCCGGTTAACGATGATGGCCCCTTTGTACGTCTCTTCGCTGACGACGATGGCCTCAAGGTCTTTCAGCCTGTCGGCAAAGCCGATGGCGGTGTGTATCTTGATAACCCGGTAGTTCCTGAGGCCATTTACCTCGAAGAACTTGAGGAGATCCCGAAGGCGGAGCCCGTAGGGAAGTATTTTTTCGGCGTAGGGCTTATTCACAATCATCTCATCGGAGGTTAGGCCCACGTAGACGTACTCCCCAACTTCAAACGCCTTTCTGAGGAGGGCCTTGTGGCCGAGATGGAGCCTGTCAAACGTGCCACCCACTACAACCTTCCGGTACGGCTTCTGGCCCATTGACAACCCTCACAGGGGCTCGAATTCCCTCAGAAGGAGGGCCCTTTCACGCTCGTCTAACGCTTCCCCGTCCGCGAACACTACGAGAGTAGAGCCTGCCGATGTCACGTGATCCTTCAGGTTGATGAGGAACTTAAAGACCGATGTGAAATCACTATAGAGGAGGAGGTACTCAAGGCAGTCAATGACGACGAGGGAACCGGGCCTCTCCCTGACGAACCTTATGGCGTTGTCCTGAATTACATGAAGCGCCGTTGGGGAGATCCCCTTGTCAGTGACCTGGGTTATCCAAACCGGCACCACAAAATCGCCAAGTTCGGAGTAAAAATTCGGGTTTCGGGTGAAAACAATGGTCGGGCGCTGAAAGGATTTTATGACGTTGAGCACCTCGAACATCTTCCCGCGGGAGCCCATTATTAAATAGGCTCCTGTAAGGGCATCCTTTTTATCCTGGGGGGAAGGTTGGGATGGAGAAGTGGACGCCAGCGGGATGTATGAGTTCTCAAGTCGAATCACATACACTACCATCGTATAGATAACGCCAACTATCGAGACACCGTAAAAAAATACGTATAGGTAGCCTGCGTAAGGAACCTGGACAAAATCCGCAATGAGATCAACGGTCCTACCCGCAACACCAAAAGCCAAGAAGACAACTGCACTCCTTATGAACGGCTTGAGCTCAGCGGTGTAGCGGTTCCACCGCTTGGCGAAGAAGTACCATACGTAGAGGAGGGCAATCAGGAGGGTTACATCGTATACCAGCTGATACGTCGGAACCAGCAATTCCATAGTTCAACACCATCTGAGCCATTTAATTCTCGACGGCCCGTTAGCACGTCATCACGTGTTACTTAAACCTTTCGTCAAAACTAAAGGTTACCAAGTTACCTCGACCTCATCCGTGCGGAACTTCTGTCTGACTACGGTGTCTTCAATTTTAAACCTTATGCCGCCGCGGTACATTCTCAAACCTGTGTAAGCTATCATCGCACCGTTGTCTCGGCACAGATTGTAAGGTGGGACGAAGAACTCTATTCCTCTGTCCTCGGTCATTATCCTGAGCATCTCGCGGAGGCGGTTGTTAGCCGCGACCCCTCCCACCAGGACGACCTCTTCCTTTCCAGTATGAGCTACTGCCCTCTCCGTGACCTCTACAAGGGCAGAAAAGGCCGTCTCCTGGAAGGAGTAGGCCAGATCCTCGATACGGTATTTACCGGTCCGGTACTTTCTGACGGCCTCCGTGAGGACTCCCGAGAAGCTCAAGTCCATTCCTTTAACAGCGTACGGAAGCTCGATGTATCTCTCCCCGTTCCGGGCGAGCTTCTCTATCTTCGGTCCGCCGGGGAAGCCTATCCCAAGTTCCCTCGCGAAGGTGTCTATAGCGTTCCCAATGCCTATGTCCAGTGTCTCACCGAAGACGCGGTAGCGGCCGCCTTCTAAAGCCAGAACCTGCGTGTTGCCGCCGCTCACATAGAGGCCGACCGGATCCTTAACCCCGAACATCTTGGTAATCTCGACGTGCGCGATACAGTGGTTTACCCCAACTATGGGTTTGTTGTACTTTATCGCCAGCGCCCTCGCGGCGGTGGCCACGACCCTCAAACACGGGCCCAATCCCGGCCCCTGGGAGAAGGCTATGACGTCAACGTCCTCCATGGTTATTCCCGCAGTTTCAAGAGCCTTCCTAAGGAGGAGCTTGAGGAGGCTAGCGTGGTGCTCTGCGGCCTCCTTTGGATGGATACCACCTTTTTCGGTCGTTAGGGTGTCGAATACGTTGGCAAGGACTTTTTTCTCCGTCACGATGCCAATGCCAAGAGTATGGGCTGTTCCCTCGATGCCGAGAGCTATCATGTTGGAGGCCTCATAAAAAGGTGTTAAAAAAGTTATTGGGTGGGCCCATGAGAATGCAGTCACATACCTGAAACCGAGAGAACTGCAGGTTTTTAAGGCCAACCCACCAGGGTTTGAAGGTATGAAAGCCATTGGAGTTATCAGGACTTCAAGACGGGAACGCCTCAGCAAGGACGAATTCGAGGAGCTCCTCAGAAGTGCGGGTTACGACGTCCCCACAATACTTAAGCAGAACAGGGGAGAGCATCCACGCTACAACATCGGGCCGGGAAAGCTGAAGGAGCTCAAGGCTCTAGTGGAGGAGCTGAAGCCGGATAAGATCATCTTCGCTAACAGGCTTACCCCAAGTCAGGCCTACAACCTCTGGAAGGGGCTGAATGTCGAGGTGATGGACCGCTGGCAGCTCGTCCTTGAAATCTTTGAGAAGAGGGCCCACTCCAAGGAGGCTAAACTCCAAGTGGAGCTGGCATCACTCCAGTATGAGGTTCCACTCGTTAAGGAAGCGATAAGGAGGATAAAACTCGGTGATAGGGCAGGATTTAAGGGTATGGGCGAGTACCAGACCCAGCAGTACCTCAAGCACATCCGATACAGGATGGGGAAGATAAGAAAGGAGCTGGACAGGGTTAGAGCCGATAGAGAGGTCAAAAGGAAGAGAAGGGAAGAGCTGGGGTTTATCCTCATAGCTCTAGCTGGCTACACGAACGCGGGGAAGAGCACGCTCCTCAACACCCTCTCCGGGGAGGACGTTGAGGCAAGGCAGCAGATGTTCACAACCCTCGACACCACCACCCGGAGGTTTCAGCTCGGCGGAAAGAGGGTTCTCGTTACCGATACCGTCGGCTTCATCGACAACCTGCCGCCGTTCATCGTTGAAGCGTTTCATTCAACCCTGGAGGAGATAGTGAAGGCGGACATTCTCCTACTAGTCCTCGACGCAAGTGAGGCATGGAGTGAGATAAGGAGAAAGCTCCTGGCATCCCTCCGGGTTCTCAGGGAGCTAAAAACCCTCGACAAGCCGATGGTCGTTGCCCTCAATAAGATAGACGTGGTGAGCAGCGGACATTCTTTTGAAGTAAAGCGCCTGACCGAGGAGTTGCTCGAAGAGAGGGTTCCTGGTGCCAGGGTGGTGTGGATCTCGGCCAAAAAGAAAACCCTAGATGAACTCTACAGGGTCCTTGAGGAGATAATCCCAGGACTACCAAAGTACAGGCCCTTCAGGATACGGATATCACCTGGGGGAAACGTCCCAAAGGTTCTTTCGGTATTATCAGAGATAGGAGAGGTTTTGAAGGTTTCATACGGCGAGGAGACCGTGGTGGAGGCGCTCATCCAGGTGGGAATGATAAAAGAGCTGACAGGACTAGGAGTAAAGATAGAGCACTTAAACGAGGCCAGCAAGGCTGAAGAGTCTGAAAACAACGAGTGATATCGGGATCGCTATCGTCAGGATCGCCACCCAGCCGAAGAGGATGTCCTTGATGACCTTTCTGTCAATGCCCTCGCCTGTGATTATTCCAGCTCCAACAACTCCTCCAACTATAGTCTGGCTTGAGCTAACGGGAAGACCAAGGATGTTGGCCAAGCTGACGGGGATGGCAGAGCCGAACTGGGCGGAGAATGCCGAAATAGGGCCCAGGGCGGTTATCTTACTCTCGACGGTGTGCATGACGGCGTAGCTGAAGGTGAGGGAACCCATGGCCAAGCTAAGTGCCACGAGAATTCCGGCAGCCCTCGGTTCCAGGAATCCGGCACCAACTGTAGGGCCGGAGGCGTTTGCAACTTCGTTCGTCCCGAAGTTAACGGCCATGTAGGAGCCTCCGAGAATGGCCAGGGCCTTGTATAGTGCCTCGATCGTGGACACGCTCTTCATGAAGAGACTACTTTTCCGTAGAACTTGTAGAGAATCGCCACGAGGATTCCGGAAAGGATTGGAGAGACAACCCAAGCCGCAGCTATCTTAAGCATTGTGAACCAGTTGACGGGGCACCTATGCTGAGCCCAACGCCGACGACCCCTCCAATAATGGCCCGAGTCGTGGAGACGGGAAGCCCCTGATAGTAGCGAGGAAGAGAAGAACCACAAAAAAGCCGTGGAGTTCCTTGAGTCCAAAGCCGTTTCCGGGGTGAGGTTCGTAATCGGGCGCCCAGTTCTGATGGAGTTTCTCAACGGGACATCAAAGAGAGCCGGAAAAAAGGTCGCACTCGAACTCAAGAGGCCGATAGAGGCGATTAGGTTCGTAATAATTGAAAAAGAGACCGAGGAAGACTGGGAAAGGGCGTGGGAGATATTTGAAAGGTTTGACGACCACGACGGGATGGACGTTACAGACTGCCTAAGCTTCGCCATCATGGAGAGGCCCGGCATAAGGGAGACCTTCACCTTCAACGGGGATATTATCGCAGTTGGTTACAAGATAAAACTTAGGCTTTAGAGATGTCTGATTTCTCTTCCCTACAGATGACCAACAGACCTCACCTCAAAAGATATTTATACACCACCTCCAAGTCCGGCACATGAGGCTCTTACTCACAACCTCTCAGGGGATCGAGGACATCACCGGAAGAGAAGCCGCATCGCTTATGGAAAAGCTTGGAGTTCCGTTTCGAGTGGAAGAGAAGCCCTTAGGCGTTGAGGGGAGACTGCTCCTTGAGGCGGGTGAAGCTTACTACACCGACGAAAAGGGCAGAAAGAGGGAGCTTAGCATAGCAACTTACCTCAACGAGAACTCAAGGCTCCTCCACAGGGTTATTCTGGAGATAGCGAGCGAAAAGTTTGGGGGCATTGGGGAGGAAGAGCCTGAAACTGCCCTAAAGAGAATAAAGGAGTTCGTCTCGTCCCTTCCTGTTGAGCGCTTCGTGAAAGTGAGTGAGAGCTTTGCCGTCAGGCCCTTCAGGAAGGGCGAGCACAGGATAACGAGTCTGGATATTTCGAGAAAAGTTGGTGAAGCAATCTTTGAGAGGCTTTCGCGCTTTGGGAGTCCGAAAGTGAACCTCGACCATCCAGCAGTCATCTTCCGCGCCGAACTCGTTGGGGATGCCCTCTTCCTCGGGATAGACACGACCGGCGATTCCTCTCTTCATAAGAGGCCCTGGAGGGTCTACGACCACCCGGCACACCTAAAGGCAAGCATAGCCAACGCGCTCATAGAGCTGGCCAAACCTGATGGCGGGCCTTTTATAGACCCATTCTGCGGGAGCGGGACGATACTCATCGAACTTGCCCTCAGAGGCTACGAGGGGAGGATAATTGGCGTCGAGAAGTACAGGAAGCACATAATCGGGGCAAAAATGAACGCCCTGGCCGCTGGGGTGCTGGATAGGATAGAGTTCATTCAGGGCGACGCCACGAAGCTTTCCCAGTACGTCGGGAGCGTTGATTTTGCAGTCAGCAACCTTCCCTACGGCCTAAAGATCGGGCGGAAGAGCATGATACCGGGGCTTTACATGGACTTCTTCGGCGAGCTCGCCAAAGTCCTCGAAAAGCGTGGAGTGTTCATAACGACTGAAAAGAGGGCGATAGAGAAGGCCATGGCTGAGAACGGCTTCAAAATCGTTCACCACCGCCTCATTGGGCATGGCGGACTAATGGTTCACACCTATGTTGTGGAATAGAGAACAAGTGTCCATCTGGGTATGTTTTATTGCAGCAATATTTATATTTTCCAACCATCCTTCTGATAACCATAATATTTATATTTTCTGACCTTCTTTTAAACACCGGTGAACTCCATGAAGAGAGTTATCTCGGTGTTTATCGTCCTGCTGCTGGGGCTCTCCCTGGCGGCAAGTGGCTGTATATCCGGAGGAAACAGCTCGGGTACGAGCTCGAGCCACTCGACTAGTGGCGGGGGAACAAGCAGCCAAAAGCAGGTAGAGCTCTCCGTAATGGTTCCACAGGGGGATCCCACCCTCCAGCCATTCATTCAAACTGTTGCAAATGATTTCATGGCTAAACATCCTAACGTTAAGATCACGTTGCAGCCCGTCCCCTTTAGCCAGATGGTAACTACCGCTTTGGCCGCCCTCAAGAATAAGAACCCGTCGCCCAGTATCATAATCTTCTATCCTTCACAGGCTTCATCACTAGGCCCATGGCTGCTGGATCTGAGGAAATATTTTGACAATGGTCTGTTCAACAAGAGCGATATTCCTGAGTCATCGATGCTTCCGGTGTATCTACTGGACAAGAATGGCAACGTTCAGAAGATCTTCGGTGTCCCGTTCCAGCAGGTTTTCGGCTACGTGCTAATATACCGGAAGAGCATTTTCAACAATAAGACCTTGCAAGAAGAGTTCCAGCAGAAGTACGGGTTCCCCTTCGACCCGAAGGAATGGTCATCATGGGATCAGCTGATTGCAGCGGCGAGCTTCATACAATCCAAGCATCTCACAAAGTGGGCCCTGCTGTTCCCCGATGGTCTAGAACAGTCCATATTCAACACTTACACCGGGATCTTCTACACTTACGCCCTGAGCATGAATGACAGTTGCCCGGACATTCCGATCAAAGATGGGAAGATACCCACACATGGGTACTGGCTATATGTGAAGGAAGAGAACGGTACGATCGTCCCCACCTTTGATTGTCCCTCGGCTATCGAGGCATTGAAGGAGTATAAGAAGCTGATACAGTTTGAGCCGCCGATTGATGAACAAGCGATGGAGTACAGTCAGATCAGGGACCTCTTCAGGACTGGAGACTACGCCATGGTCGCAGCTTGGACTAGCTTCATACCAGTTTACAATGGCACCGGCTCGAAGGTCGCAGGTGATATCGATGTGGCACCCCTGCCCGGTGGCAAGAACCCCTGGGGCACAAGCCAGGCGCCGACGTTTATAGGTATAAACCCGTATGCCCCTGACGTTAAAATGGCCGCTGAGTTCATAGCATTCCTGCTACAGCCGAGTGAGATGAAGAAGGGTGCAGAACAGGTGGGATTCATACCGGCAACATTCTCAGGCCTTAGGGAGGCTTCAAAAGTACCTAAAACTGCCTGGGTGAAACAATTCATGCCCCTATTGGAGAAGTCCGCTATAACCAATATTCAGAGGCTTACGCTGCAGAATAGGATCCTAAACTTCTTCACCGGTCTGAAGCCAATATTCATCAACGAGGTCGCAAAGTACTTCAGAGGGCAACAGACAGCTGAGCAGGCGATGCACACTATTACCGAGCAATGGGAGAAGATAATGAAAGTGTCACCGAGTTGAGGAAACACTAAAGGGGAGAGGGGACCATGAAAAGGTTTAATAAGATTGATAAACACGTTTTTTTGCTGGCCCTCCCAGGGCTAGCCTATATTCTTGTTTTTACCCTTTACCCTATCTTAAACAATTTTTATCTTAGCCTTCATGAGCAAGATATTTATGGTCATCTTCACTGGGTGGGTCTTGGAAATTACAAATGGTTTACAGTAGACCCGTATTTTAACAATATATTGCATAATACTCTCCTATATTCCCTGGCAACGCCTACTATAGATATTATTTTGGCGGTACCCATTGCGATAGCCTTGAAGAGGATTGGTGGGAAATGGCTCATACCGCTTATGGTTTCCGCGTTTATACCGTGGGTTACGGCCGCCATGGCCTGGTACCTGTTCCTCAATCCCAACTATGGTTTGGGCTACTATCTCTTCGCATATGGTATAATACACACGAATCCAATGATGTCAAAATGGACCATAGTGCTTATAGATGTTTGGGAAACACTGCCTACGAGCGTCTTATTAATTTATGCTGGGCTGAGGGCCATACCGAAGAGTATAGAGGAAGCGGCCCATGCCGATGGGCTTACTGGAGCTAAGAAGTTGCTGAGCGTGGATCTCCCCCTTGTAATTCCAAATATTCTAACGGCATTCATACTGGCAACACTGGCTGGCTTTTTCACTTTTGATCCGATATATATTGGGACTTCTCAGGCTGGGCCTAGGATACTGGATGACTTGGCGTTCTATGCTTACGTTAACTTTTTCAATCTGGAGCCAGGATATGCTGCAGCCTTAATAGTACTAATGACAATAATCTCCACCATCCTATCAGTGGCGTATCTGAAATTGATGTATTCTAAGAAAGCTATGAGGCTCCCCGTGCCCCGATTTATACCCAATAAGGAGGTTCCCAAGGTACTCCACTATCTCGTCCTTGGGATAGTATTAGTATTCATACTCGTTCCCTTCGCTTGGCTGATACTCGTCTCCCTGAAGACACCTCTGGAGGTAATACAGACACCTCCTACGATATTACCCCATCATATAAGCCTCGGGAACTATAAGTGTGCGCTGTGGGTTTCATGTAACCATCCAGGTGTTCCTATGGGAGGATTACCATTCCTTATAACCAGCCTTGGAGTTTCAACGATCAATGTGCTGATAACAGTGTTGCTAGCTGGCATGTTGGCCTATGCAATGTCAGTCCATAGGTTCGGTGGGAACAAGCTCGTTACGTACATACTCTACCTTACGGCCACACCAACGCTAATCTACATAATACCATTCTACATAATCCTGAAGCACCTTAACATTATCAACACCTGGTGGGGGTTAATCCTTGTATATCCCGTGATGACGATACCGTACAATACGTGGATCCTCTACAACTACTACAAGACGTTCCCGAAGCAGATGGAGGAGGCTGCACTAGCCGATGGAATGTCGAGGATAAAAGCGTTCTTCAAGGTAGTTCTTCCACTCAATAAGTCGGGGCTTAGTGTCGCGGCAATATATGCGTTCATATTCTCTTGGGGGGCCTTAGTATTCCCGCTGGCATTTACCTATACTCCACTGGACCTGAGGCACTTCTGGAGGTTGAGCGGTGCCGAAACATATTCGATCTATATTGCGATGCTGATGAGTCCCGCAACTGCGAGCTATGGTGCTGTGGCCGCAGCCGGGATACTTAGCTCTCTACCTCCGTTAGTCCTGCTGGTATTGGCACGTAACAACCTGGAGAAACTGTGGGGGCTGAGGTGAGGAGAT
This is a stretch of genomic DNA from Thermococcus sp. Bubb.Bath. It encodes these proteins:
- the hflX gene encoding GTPase HflX, which translates into the protein MKAIGVIRTSRRERLSKDEFEELLRSAGYDVPTILKQNRGEHPRYNIGPGKLKELKALVEELKPDKIIFANRLTPSQAYNLWKGLNVEVMDRWQLVLEIFEKRAHSKEAKLQVELASLQYEVPLVKEAIRRIKLGDRAGFKGMGEYQTQQYLKHIRYRMGKIRKELDRVRADREVKRKRREELGFILIALAGYTNAGKSTLLNTLSGEDVEARQQMFTTLDTTTRRFQLGGKRVLVTDTVGFIDNLPPFIVEAFHSTLEEIVKADILLLVLDASEAWSEIRRKLLASLRVLRELKTLDKPMVVALNKIDVVSSGHSFEVKRLTEELLEERVPGARVVWISAKKKTLDELYRVLEEIIPGLPKYRPFRIRISPGGNVPKVLSVLSEIGEVLKVSYGEETVVEALIQVGMIKELTGLGVKIEHLNEASKAEESENNE
- a CDS encoding bifunctional N(6)-L-threonylcarbamoyladenine synthase/serine/threonine protein kinase translates to MIALGIEGTAHTLGIGIVTEKKVLANVFDTLTTEKGGIHPKEAAEHHASLLKLLLRKALETAGITMEDVDVIAFSQGPGLGPCLRVVATAARALAIKYNKPIVGVNHCIAHVEITKMFGVKDPVGLYVSGGNTQVLALEGGRYRVFGETLDIGIGNAIDTFARELGIGFPGGPKIEKLARNGERYIELPYAVKGMDLSFSGVLTEAVRKYRTGKYRIEDLAYSFQETAFSALVEVTERAVAHTGKEEVVLVGGVAANNRLREMLRIMTEDRGIEFFVPPYNLCRDNGAMIAYTGLRMYRGGIRFKIEDTVVRQKFRTDEVEVTW
- a CDS encoding ATP-binding protein, whose protein sequence is MRFIDREKELGVLHKARERSRKKLYTLAIYGLRRVGKTRLLREFLAEDDLYFFVNREKGSTGLLREYESILQEKGVITKRERIESWDDFFEVLFEGFEGAVAFDEFQDFRFVEPSVYPTLQRLIDENEERRNMLLIFTGSTIGVVEKLFRDSKEPLYGRIKRELRLKPLKLWGSYQMARELDIAKLDDFFKVHSVFGGFPRYWVAIEDEGLEGRNAEEILRELFFDEYAPLAEEVPKILSLEFGKRSGVYYDILEAIAKGATSISGIAGYLNRDETSLTRQLRELVHYFRLVDYDRAVLGKRSVLYISHPLVAFWFRFVQPNLSMYEFDRERLWKRVKNGMGDYVGKRFDFACRELLLLEELPFKPVSIGRHWGYYREKGVRKVYEIDVVALDESGKRAIFGECKWRNRAQNGQKLVEELKRKVELTGWKGEAHYLLIGKSFKNVPEGVKVIDEERIRKLLEGSE
- a CDS encoding DUF835 domain-containing protein translates to MELLVPTYQLVYDVTLLIALLYVWYFFAKRWNRYTAELKPFIRSAVVFLAFGVAGRTVDLIADFVQVPYAGYLYVFFYGVSIVGVIYTMVVYVIRLENSYIPLASTSPSQPSPQDKKDALTGAYLIMGSRGKMFEVLNVIKSFQRPTIVFTRNPNFYSELGDFVVPVWITQVTDKGISPTALHVIQDNAIRFVRERPGSLVVIDCLEYLLLYSDFTSVFKFLINLKDHVTSAGSTLVVFADGEALDERERALLLREFEPL
- the coaD gene encoding phosphopantetheine adenylyltransferase — translated: MGQKPYRKVVVGGTFDRLHLGHKALLRKAFEVGEYVYVGLTSDEMIVNKPYAEKILPYGLRLRDLLKFFEVNGLRNYRVIKIHTAIGFADRLKDLEAIVVSEETYKGAIIVNRAREEKGLPPLDVITIKLVRSRIGPKISSSLIRAGLIDPFGNPLTQGKSKM
- a CDS encoding Nif3-like dinuclear metal center hexameric protein; this translates as MNRDELVSFLNEYLNVSAYPDKSSNGLQVEGKEEVERVAFTVDTTLRTIERAAEAGADMMIVHHGMIWGGINYVTGIHYKRLKALLSSGINLYAAHLPLDAHPEVGNNVELLRLLGLEPKGPFGEYRGLSIGFWGEFEEPQPIEKIAGIIAEKLDTAVKTYEFGKREIKTVGAISGEGAFALEEARRKGIDLLITGEFGHADYLTAIDLPQSVLVAGHYKTETLGVRALMPLLREKFGLDVFFIDEPTGL
- a CDS encoding tRNA uridine(34) 5-carboxymethylaminomethyl modification radical SAM/GNAT enzyme Elp3, producing MGETKAGENFRRAVEEIAGAVLSGEIKEREELNRYKIIVSRKYHLSKIPGNSDILKAIPAEERDRFRELLKKKPTRTISGVAVVAMMTKPFPCPHGRCIYCPGGPSVGSPQSYTGKEPSALRAVQSAYHPYIIMMRRLKQLTDIGHDVDKVEVIIQGGTFPAVDLDYQEWFVKEAFKAMNDFPYFKDIDDLEDKLVRLIVKRDKSVFEEDPEFKRAWEKTHSKPYYYLENEQRKNEKAKVRMVGLTIETRPDWAFERQIDRMLKLGTTRVELGVQTVFNFIHERTKRGHGVEEIIKATRLLRDAGLKINYHIMPGLPGSSFERDLYTFQAIFEDSRYRPDMLKIYPTLVTADAPLYAWYKAGKYRPYTTEEAVELLVEAYKLFPKWVRVMRIQRDIPAKLIVAGVKHSNLGQLVFNELVKRGIRPREIRFREVGHMMEKFGIQPEIEHIELLREDYDAAGGKEIFLSFEDTKNDILIGFIRLRIPSEKAHRKEINCCPSAIVRELHVYGPLVPIGGKPKYEWQHRGYGRELLAEAERIAREEFDVKKMLVISGVGVRNYYRKFGYRKNGPYVAKRLDRGYADYEPDGKFDAHLNT